The bacterium genome includes a region encoding these proteins:
- the rplN gene encoding 50S ribosomal protein L14 encodes MIQEYTVLNVADNSGARKIRCFKVLGGTRRRYASIGDVVVASVREADPQGNVKKGQVVRAVIVRTAKEVAREDGSYLRFYDNAAVIINANNEPVGTRIFGAVGRELRAKKFMKIVSLAPEVF; translated from the coding sequence ATGATTCAGGAATATACCGTACTCAACGTAGCGGACAACAGCGGCGCCCGCAAGATCCGCTGCTTCAAAGTCCTCGGCGGCACTCGCCGGCGTTACGCCTCGATTGGCGACGTCGTCGTGGCCTCCGTCCGCGAAGCGGACCCCCAGGGCAACGTCAAGAAGGGCCAGGTCGTGCGCGCCGTCATCGTGCGCACCGCCAAGGAAGTCGCCCGCGAGGATGGCAGCTACCTGCGCTTCTACGACAACGCGGCCGTCATTATTAACGCCAACAATGAGCCCGTCGGCACTCGTATCTTTGGTGCCGTCGGCCGCGAACTGCGCGCCAAGAAATTCATGAAGATCGTCTCGCTGGCACCGGAAGTATTCTGA
- the rpsJ gene encoding 30S ribosomal protein S10 encodes MAQQVIRINLRSFDSRLLDTSVASIVETARSTGANVAGPVPLPTRIRRFTVLRSPHVDKKSREQFEMRQHKRLIDLVEPSQKTLDELQNLELPAGVHVEIKLT; translated from the coding sequence ATGGCGCAACAAGTGATTCGCATCAACCTGAGGTCCTTCGATTCCCGGCTGCTGGATACGTCTGTTGCCTCGATCGTCGAGACGGCACGCAGCACTGGAGCCAATGTAGCCGGCCCGGTTCCTCTTCCAACGCGCATTCGCCGTTTCACGGTTCTGCGCTCGCCGCACGTGGACAAGAAGTCCCGTGAGCAATTCGAGATGCGCCAGCACAAGCGCTTGATCGACTTGGTGGAACCCTCCCAGAAGACCCTGGACGAACTGCAGAATCTTGAGCTCCCCGCCGGCGTGCATGTGGAAATCAAGCTGACCTGA
- a CDS encoding type Z 30S ribosomal protein S14: protein MARTSQMAKARRKPKFKVRQNNRCPICGRSRAYMRTFKMCRLCFRKLANEGQIPGVTKSSW, encoded by the coding sequence GTGGCACGCACAAGTCAAATGGCAAAAGCACGCAGGAAGCCCAAGTTCAAGGTTCGGCAGAACAACCGCTGCCCGATCTGTGGACGCTCCCGCGCCTACATGCGCACGTTCAAAATGTGCCGCCTGTGTTTCCGCAAGCTGGCCAACGAAGGACAGATCCCGGGCGTCACCAAGTCGTCCTGGTAA
- the rpsE gene encoding 30S ribosomal protein S5, with protein MDEQKDQETTQETVVTPYDRVGRIDASKLDLREEVVSLNRVAKVVKGGRRFSFAALVVVGDGHGHVGVGFGKANEVPAAIQKAIEAGKRAMIVVPIIGRTIPHDIIGRYGAGKVLLRPASEGTGLIAGPAVRAVLELAGLQDCLSKVLGTENQLNVVKATFQGLKDLGSAEDVATLRGKTLEELLGRKGAERYRKGREEAMSRKAEVVQQKREDKSRRGTYTAGGGGRRRRDEDSDDNSSKS; from the coding sequence ATGGACGAGCAGAAAGATCAGGAAACGACTCAAGAAACCGTGGTGACTCCCTATGACCGCGTCGGGCGCATCGATGCCTCGAAGCTGGACCTTCGCGAAGAAGTAGTGAGCCTGAACCGCGTTGCCAAGGTGGTCAAGGGTGGCCGGCGCTTCAGCTTCGCCGCACTGGTCGTCGTTGGCGACGGACACGGACACGTCGGCGTGGGCTTTGGCAAAGCCAATGAAGTTCCCGCCGCTATTCAGAAGGCCATCGAAGCGGGCAAGCGGGCGATGATCGTCGTGCCCATCATTGGTCGAACCATTCCGCACGATATTATCGGACGCTACGGCGCCGGTAAGGTCCTGCTGCGCCCCGCGTCCGAAGGTACCGGCCTGATCGCCGGCCCGGCGGTGCGTGCCGTCCTCGAACTGGCCGGCCTGCAGGACTGCTTGAGCAAGGTCCTCGGAACCGAGAACCAGCTCAACGTGGTCAAGGCCACCTTCCAGGGCCTCAAGGACCTCGGCAGTGCGGAAGACGTTGCAACGCTGCGCGGCAAGACCCTGGAGGAACTCCTGGGCCGCAAGGGCGCCGAGCGCTATCGCAAGGGCCGCGAAGAAGCCATGAGCCGTAAAGCGGAAGTGGTTCAGCAGAAGCGCGAAGACAAGTCACGCCGCGGCACTTACACCGCCGGTGGTGGCGGACGTCGCCGTCGTGATGAAGACAGCGACGACAACTCCTCCAAATCTTGA
- the rplD gene encoding 50S ribosomal protein L4 produces MPSIAIKNISGEAVGNVELSDAVFAAPQNAIVVREAVNAHLANRRQGTASSKERGDVRGGGKKPWKQKGTGRARAGTTRSPLWRGGAIIFGPHPRDYSQKINRKKNRAALRAVLSARVEGNGLHIVDQIDLASEPKTSRVVALIDALGIEEGRVLFVTEAVNESLMRAARNIPYADVEIAGSISVYDLLIADHIVATRAAVEQLQEMFQ; encoded by the coding sequence ATGCCTAGCATCGCGATCAAAAACATCAGCGGCGAAGCAGTCGGAAACGTCGAACTTAGCGACGCCGTGTTTGCTGCCCCGCAGAACGCCATCGTCGTCCGCGAAGCTGTGAACGCCCACCTGGCCAATCGTCGTCAGGGGACCGCTTCCAGCAAAGAGCGCGGCGATGTCCGCGGCGGTGGTAAGAAGCCCTGGAAGCAGAAGGGCACCGGCCGTGCCCGCGCAGGCACAACCCGCAGCCCGTTGTGGCGCGGTGGTGCCATCATCTTCGGCCCCCATCCCCGGGACTACAGCCAGAAGATCAACCGGAAGAAGAACCGCGCCGCGTTGCGTGCCGTTCTCTCCGCCCGCGTGGAAGGAAACGGCCTGCACATCGTCGACCAGATCGACCTGGCGTCCGAACCGAAGACCAGCCGCGTTGTCGCGCTGATCGATGCACTGGGAATCGAAGAAGGCCGCGTTCTGTTCGTGACCGAGGCCGTCAACGAGTCCCTGATGCGGGCCGCCCGGAACATCCCGTACGCGGACGTCGAGATTGCCGGCTCCATCAGCGTCTACGACTTGCTGATTGCCGACCACATCGTCGCTACCCGCGCCGCCGTCGAGCAACTTCAGGAGATGTTCCAATGA
- the rpsS gene encoding 30S ribosomal protein S19, translating into MPRSLKKPPFVDDHLLEKVEALNESNQKRVVKTWSRRSMIIPDMVGHTLAIHNGKGFVPVFINENMVGHKLGEFAPTRNFRGHGGKTAKTVR; encoded by the coding sequence ATGCCCCGTTCACTGAAAAAGCCGCCTTTCGTTGACGATCATCTCCTGGAGAAGGTCGAGGCTCTGAACGAATCCAACCAGAAGCGCGTGGTGAAGACCTGGTCGCGCCGCTCCATGATCATTCCGGACATGGTCGGTCACACCCTGGCGATCCACAATGGCAAGGGATTCGTCCCCGTCTTCATCAATGAAAACATGGTCGGCCACAAGTTGGGCGAATTCGCCCCGACGCGGAACTTCCGCGGTCACGGCGGCAAGACGGCAAAGACCGTCCGGTAA
- the rplR gene encoding 50S ribosomal protein L18, whose amino-acid sequence MKLKRTLKHRRDKWGRQYRRHLRVRNRVSGSTERPRVMVRKTLKHLYAQVIDDSPTAGSKTLFCVSTVERDGVKNKGYANIENAKKVGAAVGAALQERGIKAVVFDRGGYRYHGCVKALCDAMRESGIQV is encoded by the coding sequence ATGAAACTGAAGAGAACACTCAAGCATCGCAGAGATAAGTGGGGCCGCCAGTACCGGCGCCACCTGCGCGTGCGCAATCGGGTCAGCGGCAGCACCGAGCGTCCTCGCGTGATGGTTCGCAAGACCCTGAAGCACCTGTACGCACAGGTCATCGACGACTCGCCGACCGCCGGCAGCAAGACGCTGTTCTGCGTCAGCACCGTCGAGCGCGACGGCGTGAAGAACAAGGGCTACGCCAACATCGAAAACGCCAAGAAGGTCGGTGCCGCCGTCGGTGCAGCCCTTCAGGAGCGCGGCATCAAGGCCGTCGTCTTCGATCGCGGCGGATATCGCTACCACGGCTGCGTGAAGGCCTTGTGCGATGCGATGCGCGAATCCGGAATTCAAGTCTGA
- the rpsC gene encoding 30S ribosomal protein S3, whose protein sequence is MGQKVHPHGFRLGVIHDWHSRWYVPKDYADTLHEDIRIRRTIKQRFMHAGVSKIEIERAAKRAKVTIHTARPGIIIGKKGSEIEGLRRQLEGMTSRQIVINIEEVKRPDLDATLVAENVAGQLLRRISFRRAMKRTVQSCMKAGALGVKIGCAGRLAGAEMARSEWFREGRVPLHTLRADIDYGTAEAKTKYGLIGIKVWIFRGEVLGKDKKS, encoded by the coding sequence TTGGGTCAGAAAGTTCATCCTCACGGTTTCCGTCTCGGAGTCATTCACGACTGGCATTCACGCTGGTACGTTCCGAAAGACTATGCCGATACGCTCCACGAGGACATCCGCATCCGGCGCACGATTAAGCAGCGCTTCATGCATGCGGGCGTCTCGAAGATCGAGATCGAGCGGGCTGCCAAGCGCGCCAAGGTCACGATTCACACCGCCCGCCCCGGCATCATCATCGGCAAGAAGGGCAGTGAGATCGAAGGTCTTCGCCGCCAGCTCGAGGGCATGACGAGTCGTCAGATCGTCATCAACATCGAGGAAGTGAAGCGCCCGGATCTGGACGCGACCCTGGTTGCGGAAAACGTCGCAGGCCAGTTGCTGCGCCGCATCAGCTTCCGCCGCGCCATGAAGCGCACGGTTCAGAGCTGCATGAAGGCCGGCGCCCTGGGCGTCAAGATTGGCTGCGCAGGCCGCCTGGCCGGCGCCGAAATGGCCCGCAGCGAATGGTTCCGCGAAGGACGCGTGCCCCTGCACACGCTTCGCGCAGACATCGACTACGGAACCGCCGAAGCCAAGACCAAGTACGGCCTGATTGGCATCAAGGTCTGGATCTTCCGCGGAGAAGTTCTTGGCAAGGATAAAAAGTCCTGA
- the rplF gene encoding 50S ribosomal protein L6 — protein sequence MSRIGKLPIPIPKGVEVKINKSNVTVKGPKGTLAVDTEGRVEVKVEDNNIIVQRFDDQRQSKAFHGLYQRLIANNVVGVTEGFRKELEIQGVGYRAAMEGKDLVLSLGYSHPIRVTPPEGVVFQAPKPTEVIVEGADKQVVGQLAANIRGWRPPEPYKGKGVRYKGEYVRRKVGKASGK from the coding sequence GTGTCTCGTATTGGTAAACTTCCGATTCCCATCCCCAAGGGTGTCGAAGTCAAAATCAACAAGTCGAATGTCACCGTCAAGGGCCCCAAGGGCACCTTGGCCGTGGACACCGAAGGCCGCGTGGAAGTCAAGGTCGAGGACAATAACATTATTGTCCAGCGCTTTGACGACCAGCGCCAGTCCAAGGCCTTTCACGGCCTCTACCAGCGCCTGATCGCCAACAACGTTGTTGGCGTTACCGAGGGTTTCCGCAAGGAGCTCGAGATCCAGGGCGTTGGTTACCGCGCTGCCATGGAAGGCAAGGACCTGGTCCTGAGCCTCGGCTACTCGCATCCCATCCGTGTGACGCCGCCGGAAGGCGTCGTCTTCCAGGCTCCGAAGCCGACGGAAGTGATCGTCGAGGGCGCGGACAAGCAGGTCGTCGGTCAGCTCGCCGCGAACATCCGCGGCTGGCGTCCCCCCGAGCCCTACAAGGGCAAGGGCGTACGCTACAAGGGCGAGTACGTCCGCCGCAAGGTCGGCAAGGCCAGCGGTAAGTAA
- the rplB gene encoding 50S ribosomal protein L2 — translation MGIKKYKPYTPTRREMTTNSYEELTASTPEKSLLAKKSKSGGRNNTGRTTCRFRGGGHRQHYRKIDFRRDKDGIPAKVATIEYDPNRSAFIALLNYVDGEKRYIIAPRGLKVGQMLNSGKEAEARLGNCLPLNKIPVGTTIHAIEMKPGKGAQLCRSAGTSAMLVAREGKMATLRLPSGEVRVVMAICRATIGSTSNPDHNLVVYGKAGRTRWMGRRPHNRGVTMNPVDHPMGGGEGRTSGGRHPCSPWGQPAKGHKTRKKKKASTKYIVTPRNRK, via the coding sequence ATGGGAATCAAAAAATACAAGCCCTACACACCGACGCGTCGCGAGATGACGACCAACTCCTACGAGGAATTGACTGCCTCGACACCGGAGAAGTCCCTTCTCGCCAAGAAGTCGAAGTCCGGTGGCCGCAACAACACCGGCCGTACCACTTGCCGTTTCCGTGGCGGTGGACATCGCCAGCACTACCGCAAGATCGACTTCCGTCGTGACAAGGACGGTATCCCGGCGAAGGTCGCCACGATCGAATACGATCCGAACCGCAGCGCGTTCATCGCTCTGTTGAACTACGTGGACGGCGAGAAGCGTTACATCATCGCCCCGCGCGGTTTGAAGGTCGGCCAGATGCTGAACAGTGGCAAAGAGGCGGAAGCTCGTCTCGGCAACTGCCTGCCGCTGAACAAGATCCCGGTCGGTACGACGATTCACGCGATCGAGATGAAGCCCGGCAAGGGCGCGCAGCTCTGCCGCAGCGCCGGAACCTCCGCGATGCTCGTTGCTCGCGAAGGCAAGATGGCCACGCTCCGCCTGCCGTCTGGTGAAGTCCGCGTCGTCATGGCAATCTGCCGCGCGACGATCGGCAGCACCAGCAACCCGGACCACAACCTGGTCGTTTACGGCAAGGCCGGCCGCACGCGCTGGATGGGACGTCGCCCGCACAACCGTGGCGTCACCATGAACCCGGTCGATCACCCGATGGGCGGCGGCGAAGGCCGTACGTCCGGTGGCCGGCACCCATGTTCGCCCTGGGGCCAGCCCGCGAAGGGTCACAAGACCCGCAAGAAGAAGAAGGCGAGCACGAAGTACATTGTTACGCCGAGAAACCGCAAGTAA
- the rplX gene encoding 50S ribosomal protein L24, which yields MKCKIRKGDLVEVISGPYRARKGEPALRGRVLEVYPKASRVLVEGVNHLVHHEKVQSTQGGQTGGIIEREEPIHISNIALVDPKTDKPVRVGIETQDDGRRVRVTRGRNSSGSIVE from the coding sequence ATGAAGTGCAAGATTCGTAAAGGCGACCTCGTTGAGGTCATTTCCGGACCCTACCGCGCCCGCAAAGGCGAACCCGCCCTGCGTGGCCGTGTTTTGGAAGTCTACCCGAAGGCCAGCCGCGTGCTGGTCGAGGGAGTCAACCACCTGGTGCATCACGAGAAAGTTCAGAGCACCCAGGGCGGCCAGACCGGCGGCATCATTGAGCGCGAAGAGCCCATCCACATCAGCAATATTGCTCTCGTGGATCCGAAGACCGACAAGCCCGTTCGCGTCGGCATCGAAACGCAAGACGACGGACGACGTGTTCGCGTGACCCGCGGACGTAACAGCTCCGGCTCTATCGTCGAATAA
- the rplP gene encoding 50S ribosomal protein L16, with amino-acid sequence MLLPKRPKHRKVQKGKRRGKAYRGSTLTFGSFGIKAMECGWITNRQIEAARIAITRHVKRGGKLWINIFPDKPLTVKPAETRMGKGKGNPEHWVAVVKPGRIMFELEGVSMELAREAMTRAIHKLPIRAKFVYREDLAVSSEGGA; translated from the coding sequence ATGCTGCTTCCAAAGCGACCAAAACATCGCAAAGTCCAAAAGGGCAAGCGCCGCGGCAAGGCCTATCGCGGCAGCACGCTGACCTTCGGCTCCTTCGGCATCAAAGCCATGGAGTGCGGATGGATCACGAACCGCCAGATCGAGGCCGCTCGTATCGCCATCACCCGTCACGTGAAGCGCGGTGGCAAGTTGTGGATCAACATCTTCCCCGATAAGCCGCTGACCGTGAAGCCGGCCGAAACCCGCATGGGTAAGGGCAAGGGTAACCCCGAGCACTGGGTCGCCGTCGTCAAGCCCGGCCGCATCATGTTCGAGTTGGAAGGCGTTTCGATGGAGCTGGCTCGCGAGGCCATGACCCGTGCGATCCACAAGCTGCCCATCAGGGCCAAGTTCGTTTACCGCGAGGACCTCGCAGTGTCCTCTGAGGGAGGCGCCTGA
- the rpsQ gene encoding 30S ribosomal protein S17, producing the protein MAEQTPGNTVERAKPRTQIGLVMSSSMDKTIVVKVQRLVKHRVYKKYIRRDKKLYVHDETNTANPGDKVEVVEMTRPLSKTKRYRLRKVVERAK; encoded by the coding sequence ATGGCCGAACAAACGCCCGGAAACACCGTGGAACGCGCGAAGCCCAGAACCCAGATCGGGCTGGTGATGAGCTCCTCCATGGATAAGACCATCGTCGTCAAAGTTCAGCGACTGGTGAAGCACCGCGTGTACAAGAAGTACATTCGGCGCGACAAGAAACTCTACGTCCACGACGAGACCAACACCGCCAACCCCGGCGACAAGGTCGAGGTTGTGGAGATGACGCGGCCCCTTTCCAAAACGAAGCGTTATCGTCTTCGCAAGGTCGTGGAGCGCGCGAAGTAA
- the rpmC gene encoding 50S ribosomal protein L29, translating to MTAEKLREQSVEELHLLLEESKRELFNMRVRSTTKELTDPNQIPMKKRDIARINTILTEKARQAG from the coding sequence CTGACCGCCGAGAAGCTGCGCGAGCAGTCCGTTGAGGAACTTCACCTGCTCTTGGAAGAATCCAAGCGTGAGCTCTTCAACATGCGGGTTCGTTCCACGACGAAGGAACTGACGGACCCGAACCAGATTCCGATGAAGAAGCGCGACATCGCGCGTATCAATACCATCCTGACAGAGAAAGCCCGTCAGGCCGGCTAA
- the rplC gene encoding 50S ribosomal protein L3: MPLGLLGKKIGMTQIFDETGALIPVTLIQAGPCHVVQKRDEAKDGYEALQLGFDEKAERKVNKPELGAFKKAGTPACYLLREFRGPESRDFEVGQTLDVEIFEDGERVDVIGTSKGRGFQGTRRRFKTNPGPKTHGSMYHNRPGSSGASSDPSRVWKGKKNPGQLGSTRVTASNLLIVKRDPVRNLLFVRGSVPGANNGYVMIRKRKSNAAKAVAG, translated from the coding sequence ATGCCCCTTGGACTCTTAGGAAAAAAGATTGGAATGACCCAGATTTTCGACGAAACCGGAGCGTTGATTCCGGTGACGTTGATCCAGGCGGGTCCCTGCCACGTTGTGCAGAAGCGCGACGAGGCCAAAGACGGCTATGAGGCCCTTCAGCTCGGCTTCGATGAGAAGGCCGAGCGCAAGGTCAACAAGCCCGAACTGGGTGCATTCAAGAAAGCGGGAACCCCGGCCTGCTACCTGCTGCGTGAATTCCGCGGCCCCGAGTCCCGGGATTTCGAAGTCGGCCAGACGCTCGACGTCGAAATCTTCGAGGACGGTGAACGGGTCGACGTGATCGGCACCAGCAAAGGCCGCGGCTTCCAAGGCACCCGCCGTCGCTTCAAGACCAACCCCGGCCCCAAGACCCACGGTTCCATGTATCACAACCGTCCGGGCTCCAGTGGCGCCAGTTCGGATCCCTCGCGGGTCTGGAAGGGTAAGAAGAACCCCGGTCAGCTCGGCTCGACGCGCGTCACCGCCTCGAACCTGTTGATCGTCAAGCGCGATCCCGTTCGTAACCTGCTGTTCGTGCGCGGCTCTGTGCCGGGCGCCAACAATGGCTACGTCATGATTCGCAAGCGCAAAAGCAATGCCGCCAAGGCTGTCGCCGGGTGA
- the rplW gene encoding 50S ribosomal protein L23, with amino-acid sequence MNKSPYDILVRPLITERALLAQEGGKYTFRVAIDANKTEIKNAVEKAFGVEVKSVNTVRKEGKVKRVGMRSSGRRPATKKAIITLAPGQALELS; translated from the coding sequence ATGAACAAGAGCCCGTACGATATCCTCGTTCGCCCGTTGATCACCGAGCGCGCTCTGTTGGCCCAGGAAGGCGGCAAGTACACCTTCCGCGTCGCCATCGATGCGAACAAGACCGAGATCAAGAACGCCGTCGAGAAGGCTTTCGGAGTTGAGGTCAAGTCCGTCAACACCGTGCGCAAAGAAGGCAAGGTCAAGCGAGTCGGCATGCGGTCCTCGGGCCGCCGTCCGGCAACCAAGAAAGCGATCATCACCCTGGCCCCGGGTCAGGCGTTGGAACTGAGCTGA
- the rpsH gene encoding 30S ribosomal protein S8: MTHTDPIADMLTRIRNANGVGKDHVDIPNSKMKVAIARILKDEGFIKYYKVMRTDKQGTIRVFLKYGPNREKVLNGLERISKPGIRRYVKSDEIPRVRGGLGITILSTSHGILTGQDCRRQKVGGEILCTVW, encoded by the coding sequence ATGACGCACACGGATCCCATTGCTGACATGTTGACCCGAATTCGGAACGCCAATGGCGTGGGCAAAGACCATGTCGATATTCCGAATTCAAAGATGAAGGTCGCTATCGCCCGTATTCTCAAGGACGAGGGCTTCATCAAGTACTACAAAGTGATGCGCACCGACAAGCAGGGCACCATTCGCGTGTTCCTGAAGTACGGGCCGAACCGCGAAAAGGTTCTCAATGGCCTCGAGCGCATCAGCAAGCCGGGTATCCGGCGCTACGTGAAATCCGACGAGATTCCGCGCGTTCGCGGCGGGCTGGGTATCACCATCCTGTCCACCTCGCATGGAATCCTCACTGGGCAAGACTGCCGCCGACAGAAGGTCGGCGGGGAAATTCTCTGCACCGTCTGGTAA
- the rplE gene encoding 50S ribosomal protein L5, with amino-acid sequence MAEKKKKEEGAGTQAPLAPPRLQTRYREVVVPELQKKFNYDNVMQIPRIQKVVVNMGVGEASRDIKELDAAEKELALVVGQKPRTTRAKISVSQFKIRQGMPVGCFVTLRGRRMWDFLDRLINVAIPRIRDFRGLPGNAFDGRGNHSLGIREHSIFIELDYNTISKARGMNITTVTTAKSDEEAKELLRLLGMAFRN; translated from the coding sequence ATGGCAGAGAAGAAGAAAAAAGAAGAAGGCGCAGGGACCCAGGCACCGCTGGCGCCGCCCCGGTTGCAGACACGCTACCGCGAAGTAGTGGTCCCCGAGCTTCAGAAGAAGTTCAACTACGATAACGTCATGCAGATCCCGCGCATCCAGAAGGTTGTGGTAAACATGGGTGTGGGCGAGGCGTCTCGTGACATCAAGGAACTGGACGCGGCGGAAAAAGAGCTGGCCCTCGTGGTTGGCCAGAAGCCCCGCACGACGCGAGCGAAGATCAGCGTCTCTCAGTTCAAGATTCGCCAGGGTATGCCCGTCGGCTGTTTCGTGACTCTTCGCGGCCGCCGCATGTGGGACTTCCTGGATCGCCTGATCAACGTTGCGATTCCTCGTATTCGCGACTTCCGCGGCCTTCCCGGCAACGCTTTCGATGGACGCGGCAACCACTCGCTCGGCATTCGCGAGCACTCGATCTTCATCGAGTTGGACTATAACACCATCTCCAAAGCTCGGGGGATGAACATTACGACCGTGACGACCGCCAAGTCGGACGAGGAAGCCAAAGAGCTTCTCCGCCTTCTTGGAATGGCGTTCCGCAACTAA
- the rpmD gene encoding 50S ribosomal protein L30 yields MKKVKVTWKKSTIGTIQKHRRTIEALGLHRVGHSVVKELTPQIQGMIDNVDYLVEVEEVTE; encoded by the coding sequence ATGAAGAAGGTCAAGGTTACATGGAAGAAGAGTACGATCGGGACGATCCAGAAGCACCGTCGCACGATCGAGGCTCTCGGCCTGCACCGCGTAGGCCATAGTGTGGTCAAGGAACTGACACCGCAAATCCAGGGGATGATCGACAACGTCGATTACCTCGTTGAAGTCGAGGAAGTGACAGAATAA
- the rplV gene encoding 50S ribosomal protein L22 codes for MGRREREQKKRREATIPTTQDGRQVVSKSVTRFVRCAPRKMAIVADLIRDKPVVEALEILQFTHRPSAIPYIERTLKSAIANAENVAPDPYELVVGEIRVEGAPMLKRIRPASMGRAVRVRKRMSHLSILLTSE; via the coding sequence ATGGGTAGGCGAGAAAGAGAACAGAAGAAGCGTCGCGAAGCGACCATCCCGACGACCCAGGACGGCCGCCAGGTTGTCTCGAAGTCGGTGACCCGTTTCGTGCGCTGCGCGCCGCGCAAGATGGCTATCGTTGCTGACTTGATCCGCGACAAGCCCGTCGTGGAAGCGCTGGAGATCCTCCAGTTCACCCACCGGCCCTCGGCGATTCCGTACATCGAGCGCACGCTCAAGTCGGCCATCGCCAACGCCGAAAACGTCGCCCCCGACCCGTACGAACTGGTCGTCGGTGAAATCCGGGTCGAAGGTGCGCCGATGTTGAAGCGCATCCGTCCCGCCTCGATGGGCCGCGCCGTGCGCGTCCGTAAACGCATGAGCCACCTTTCGATTCTGCTCACCAGCGAGTGA
- the tuf gene encoding elongation factor Tu: MAKEVFKRDKPHVNIGTIGHIDHGKTTLTAAISKRQAELGFGEYVDFDHIDKAPEEKARGITINTAHIEYQTTNRHYAHVDCPGHADYIKNMITGAAQMDGAILVVAATDGPMPQTREHVLLAKQVNVPRIAVFLNKCDMVEDEELLDLVEMEVAELLEKHDFSGGDLGDAPIVRGSALKALEGDTGQYGVESIDKLMEAVDSWIPEPERPTDKPFLMPIEDVFSISGRGTVVTGRAERGILKKMSEVELVGLHDQPTKTMVTDVEMFRKLLDEARAGDNVGLLLRGIKKEDVERGQVVAAPGSITPHRKFKASIYVLTKDEGGRHTPFFKGYRPQFYFRTTDVTGAVILPQDVEMVMPGDNVDIDVELMVPIAIEKELRFAVREGGRTVGAGVVTDVVE, from the coding sequence ATGGCAAAAGAGGTATTCAAGAGAGACAAGCCGCACGTAAACATCGGCACCATTGGTCACATCGACCATGGCAAGACGACTCTTACGGCTGCCATCTCCAAGCGCCAGGCGGAGCTTGGATTTGGTGAGTATGTGGATTTCGACCACATCGACAAGGCGCCGGAAGAGAAGGCGCGCGGAATCACAATCAACACGGCCCACATTGAGTACCAGACCACGAATCGCCACTACGCGCACGTGGACTGCCCGGGCCACGCCGACTATATTAAGAACATGATCACGGGTGCTGCCCAGATGGACGGCGCGATCCTCGTCGTCGCCGCCACTGACGGCCCGATGCCCCAGACGCGCGAGCACGTCCTGCTGGCCAAGCAGGTGAACGTTCCGCGTATCGCCGTTTTCCTTAACAAGTGCGACATGGTCGAAGACGAAGAGCTTCTGGACCTGGTCGAGATGGAAGTCGCCGAGCTTCTTGAGAAGCACGACTTCAGCGGTGGCGATCTTGGCGACGCCCCGATCGTCCGTGGTTCCGCTCTGAAGGCTCTCGAGGGCGACACCGGCCAGTACGGCGTCGAGTCCATCGACAAGCTGATGGAAGCTGTCGACTCCTGGATCCCCGAGCCCGAGCGTCCCACCGACAAGCCGTTCCTGATGCCGATCGAAGACGTGTTCTCGATCTCCGGCCGCGGCACCGTTGTTACGGGTCGTGCAGAGCGCGGTATCCTTAAGAAGATGTCCGAAGTCGAGCTCGTTGGTCTTCACGACCAGCCGACCAAGACGATGGTCACCGACGTTGAAATGTTCCGCAAGCTTCTCGATGAAGCCCGCGCGGGCGACAACGTTGGTCTGCTGCTCCGCGGCATCAAGAAGGAAGACGTTGAGCGCGGCCAGGTCGTGGCGGCTCCCGGCTCCATCACCCCGCACCGCAAGTTCAAGGCCTCCATCTACGTTCTGACCAAGGACGAAGGTGGCCGTCACACGCCGTTCTTCAAGGGCTACCGTCCCCAGTTCTACTTCCGCACAACGGACGTGACTGGTGCCGTGATCCTTCCGCAGGACGTCGAGATGGTTATGCCTGGCGATAACGTCGACATCGACGTTGAGCTCATGGTGCCCATCGCCATCGAGAAGGAGCTGCGTTTCGCAGTTCGCGAAGGTGGCCGTACCGTTGGCGCCGGCGTCGTTACCGACGTCGTCGAATAA